In Aedes albopictus strain Foshan chromosome 3, AalbF5, whole genome shotgun sequence, the genomic window ACATCCGTACGATGCAGGTGTGACTTGTGCTGGAGCTGCTTGCTCGGTGAGGTCGCGGGCTGACTGACGTCTTGGATGACACCACTGTGTAGAGTCGGACGTGCGGCCATGCATGTGTGTAGAGCGGGATTGATGCCCGCCGCCTGAACGGAGCAATGCACAGTGCTGCCAAGTTATATGCGGCAGCCACACaccagtaaagtttaagaaaccaaaaactcattaggcatggtacacaaattacgtaacgctaaaatcggccatttcagaccccctccctcccccttgtaacgctttttgtatgaaaacataaaaatatttgtatggatcgtaacgctaagctggactcccccccctccccctatagcgttacgtaatttgtgtacaatgccttagctcgcccctcggaattacagattggttgtcattttcagtttgacattgaattatgacatccaggagctttttagttggctgacagctcaactaacggagccccaactaaaaagccacccaactattaaggccccaaccagcgggtcatgactgtacaccggtgcagcacgaaaatcaaaaaaacgaacattttttCAGCAACAGCAAATCGAATGCCAGAAAATGTTTACGTAAGCCCGATACGCCATTTACAAATGTTAGGCCAGTATTGTCACCGATAAAGATATATCTGGCAGCTCTGCTTGGGCAGTGATTGTGTCGGAGTCGGAGTTGAAGGATTCTGCATGTTTTCGCAACAAAAACAAACAACGCAGCGACAGTTTTTCGTAAAAGTTCGCAAAACAGTGtcgtttttttatcaattttgtgCTAAAAAGTGCTCCTGAACCAGCAGAAAATGTCCTCGGCCGCCGATCAATCCGAGGCGGAAAGTGTGGTCGTCGAAGAGCTCGACGAAATGCAGTTGGACCCGCAGGAGCTGTCCCAGTTTGTCGAAGCCGATTCCATTCCGCTGCCGAATGAACCGGGCGCATCGATAATCGTTCCGCCTCGTCAGCGTCGTCGGACGCGTCGACCCACCGTCGCATCGACTTCGTCGGCCCCGTCCGAGTCGGAAACGGACGACGAGAACAATCCGCAGCAGAATGAGATTCTGATCAAGAAGTTCGTCGCTGGTGAGATTAGTTATGCGGAGTACCAAGCGCGGATGCAACCGGCCGGAGGGGAAATGGACCTGGAGGAGGAAGAATTGGCTGAGAGGCGGAAATCGAGCAAGAAATCGTCCAGATTTGAAAAGGATTTGCGGGTGCAGAGGAAGGACGCGTTGAGGGGAAACTTGCAGGGACCGGTACAGGTGAAGGTGGAAGGAAAGGTGTCCATGAAGCGGCATAGGAGATTTTTGCCACCGGCGCTGCAGGGCCTGATGGGCCAGGCCAATCTTTGCTACGCCCGTGGGGATACCGAGATGGCCAAGAAGCTGTGCCTGGAGATAGTCCGGCAGATGCCGTTGGCACATGAGCCGTTTGTAACACTGGCGCAGATTTATGAGACGGAAGATCCGGAGAAGTTCCTACAGTTTTCGTTGATTGCGGCCCATTTGAATCCCTCGGATATAGAGCAGTGGGTTCGGATTGCGGAAATTTCCGAAGAGCGTGGGAATTTGAGTCAAGCGTTGATGTGCTACGCTCGCGCCATCAAATCCGATCCGAAGAACTTCGATTTGCGGATGAAGCGAGTTCAGCTGCTGGAGAAGAAGGGCGAGGAGAAGCAAGCGTTCAAATGCTACTTTGCCATGTTGCCGTATATCCCGAAGGAGCGCGGGGAGTTTCTGGTGCAAACGGCCAAACGACTGGcgaagaaattccacgaggagaGCAATTTGCCCGCCGCCATGGACGCTATGGATCGCGCTTACGGAACCGTCCCGGAGCTGTTCAGCGTAGAGGACATCAACCTGTTCCTGGAATTGCTGATCGCCACCGGATTCTACCGGAAAGCATTGGACGTCCTCATGGCGCACACCAACGTGGAAGTTCACGAGATGGTTCACGAAGGAGAAGACCCCAACGATCCGAACGCCCAGCGAGGAATCTACACGGTGGTCATCCCGACAGACATGGTACTTGACTTCCGGACCAAGCTGGCTGTGGTGCTGGTGCATCTCAAATGCGATCACCTCTTCGACATGATCGTTCAGAACATCCTGACAAACATCAACGTGGAAGAGGCCGGCGATTGCTATCTGGACGTGGCGGAATCGCTGATGAAGGAACTGCACTACCATTATGCGCTGAAGCTGTTGGTTCCGTTGATCAATAGTGAAAATTTCTCGCTGGCAGCCGTCTGGTTGCGTTACGCCGACTGTTTGCGTGCGATCGGAGACTACAACGAGGCTATCGTGGCTTATAAGAAGGTAGGAGTCAAACGGAAACTAAACTAGAAATCCCATATTTCGTTTCTAAATAATTTATATATTCTACTTCGCAGGTCGTTTCTCTCGCCCAACATTTGGACGCCCGCTTGACTCTGTCAGCGCTGCTCAAACAGCAAGGCAAATACGATGAAGCGCTGGAGGCCCTTGAGCAAGATCCGGAAAGGGAAATCATGGACGCCGAGCTATTGTACGAGCGGTGCCTAATGCTAAAGGAAGTTGGCAGGTACGACGAGTTTTTGGCCGCCGGGTTTATGCTTCTGATGCGCCATTGCATACCGCTGCGGAGTCGACTTGAGCTGGGGGCAGCTATTTCAGTCCCACGGTACATTGAAATGCTGAAAACCATTGCCGATATTAAAGTATCCCGGCAAGACACGACAGAGGAACACCGGCCTGAATTTTCCCGCTCGGAAAATGAACCTTCGGTGGAGATGGAGTGGGAGCTGGTTTTGGTTCTTCTTCAAGTGGCGGACTACATGAAGAACTACGCCTACTTCCAGAAACTGGTGTTCACTCTGTTCACAGCCAAACGATTCCAAATATTCAAACAGGAACTGCAGATGTTGGCCCTGCTCGGATGTCTGTACAATCGCGATCCGATGTATGCCTACAACCTAATCCGAGAACGGGTCAACAAGGAGGTGAACCTAAACAAGCCCAAGCTTTGGAATCTGTTCAATCTGGTCATTCTTGTAACCGGGGACATCCGGTACAACCGTTACCTTATGCGACTATTTGAGCGAACTGCAGTGGATGCAAACGTCCGTGTTCTTCAAGCAAACTATCACCTTAACGCTGGAACCTACAAGTATGCCCTGAACGACTACAGCAAGGTGTACAAGAAAACCGGTGATCCGATCCATGCCATGCTAATCGCGGTAACTCTAACGCAGATCGCCTGCCAAAAATTCTCCAACAAGAAACAAGCGTTGGCATCGCAGGCGATCGGCTTCATGGAAAAGTACCGCAAAGGAAGGCCCGGGGAGCTGGCCAACGAGATCCACTACAACATCGGACGGATGTACCACCAGCTGGGGATGCACAGCCTGGCAGTGGAGCACTACAAGAAGGCACTTGAGTTTACGAATCTGCTGATCGAGGAGAATGCAATCTATCTGGACCTGCGGGCGGAGATTGCGTTCAATCTGAGCAGCATCTACCGAAGTAACAATAACATGGAACTGGCGAGAAAGTATCTGTACGAGTACATTGAAATCTAATTGCAGCGAAAGGTAAGTTAAACATGACTGATTATGAATTACATACATATAAGAATTTACCATTAAAGTGAAAAACAGAATGCACAACTGTCATCAGATTTATATCCCAAAACTCCTTCAACATTCGTACATGGTCATGGATTTGTACTCCTTCCATAAATATTCTTTAAGCTTCCTGTTGCTTCACGTTGggatgggaacagctcgctgacgtagtggtATGGTATGTGAATCAAAAATGACTCTAATACAAAAGGAGATTTAATTATCATTAGGGAAGTGGaatcatctcggcaggggtcctattttgggcacttgtctgctataactcagccaattctgaaccaattgacacaattttttggaacgcgatgagatacgtatggtatctagctgtgtacaaaatttcaagtcaattggtttgaaattgactgcgttatagcgaagagtgtccaaaataccgaccgctgcccaagtggttcgcatTGTTCAATACATGAAGCCTCAGTGAGTTCCCGAGGCATGGCAGTGTGAATGAATACGTATTTGCTGTGCCAATTGTATTCCTCGAAAGGCAATTCTAGTGCTCACACACGACTGTTGAAAGAAGAGTGGAAGTAGACTAGGAAAGTGAATTGGATTGGCGAACAAATTTGTTCGAGTTACAAGCTAGTTTGTTAAGTGCTAGTTTAGTGAAGAACATTACTAGTGACATGGCATCTAATGAAGAGAATGCCTTCGATGATGAGCTACAAAGCGATTCATTAATAAATGTGCGCACTCCATCCCCATCTATTTTGAACTCCCCGAAAGAAGACACCAATGACTCTGATGGTGAAGATGATGGTGTTAATGTCACCATCAGGCCACTCCGGCCTACTAGCAGTGGAAAAGCAAGTAAGTCTGGGGATAGTTATGAAGCTGATAAAGTGAAACGTCGTACTATGTGCGGGGCAGTGCGTCGTAGGTTGCAAAGGTTGATGAAAGACGGACTGGACTACGCCGCAGCCCGTGAACAGGCATTATTGCCTCAAGCCAGCACCCCCAAAAGATCGAGGCAATCTGATCTCGTTTGCTGTATACTTAGGCCAGGGTATATAGTGCTCACATGCCAGGGTAAAGAAACTGCTGATTGGGTTAAGGACAAGTTCACGTCGTTGGTGCTATGGGAAGGTGCTGATTTGGTCGTAGTGGATGAGGATAAAATCCCACGCCCTGAAGTGCTGATCGCATTCTTCCCATGGAGTGTCAAGTACGGAAACGACATGATTATGTCTCTTTTAGAGAGTCAAAATGGCGATTTATTTGCCGATACATGGCGCATTCTCCACCGTCGCGTAAAGGGAGAGCACGTTGAGCTCACTTTCACAGTTGACGATTGCTCTCTGCGGAAGTTTAAGGATCGGAAATTTGTTCTAAATTTCAGATATGGTCAGATTCAAATAGCAAAGCAACGCCCTGTTCAATCTACTAAAAAGGGGGAAGTTCCCACTATACCGAATGCTGTCCCTGACGAAATGGCTATGGATTGTGAAGTAGTTCATGAAGACCCAATCGTTCCAGGGACAAGTGCAGTTGGGAACCGGTCATTTGCCAACTCGAAAAATATCACGCTAAGTTCTGAAAAAGAGGTAGGATTCACTGGAGCTAATAATGATTTAGACGACCAGGGGCAACACAATGCCTATGGTAATCATAAATCAGATGATTCAGGCAGCCAGGGGCAGTATAATACCCatggttttaaaaaaaatcaaaagctagAAAGCCTTGTGGATCCAATCCAATATCGTCCATTCAAAATCTTCTCCAGCGTAGGGAATAAAGTGCCCCGGGAATGTATAAGGAAGTTCAATAAATGAATTCCACATAAAACTGTATCAATGAGTGCGGTTAAAATCATTCaaataaaccttcatcacgcgaaGGGTGCTTCGTCTGTGCTCagtaaagcaaagcaaagataaccgtacacatcgtagttgctactccgtgattgaccagaacaatcgaagttgcacagagagccaatgaatgtgaaagcttgggactagctaaccattctcaatgtgcacaattcgagagttcagctatttaaagtcaataacggcgctggccacgtccttacggtcatcaggaaagggaaggaatgttagttcgacaaccgttgctactagaaaccgtggaatccacagcatccccacagttgtcacgggaaggaatggtggttagtagggtagggtaaggtgtggatctaggagccacctctgttaggtgatatgatccactagttatatggaaatacacgtcgcggtcttcatcacgattatgatttatttgatcacgatgaccactgatcccggatttcgtgctcgcgtttccatcgccctaccgtggaaaccgactgatctacgattattgtagcgcgattctgaacccggatttttcactcgcacttccatcgccctatcgagaaaaccgactgaccaacgaatattgtagcgcgattctgatcccggatttttcactcgcacccccatcactcttacctgaaaattgtctgccattcgaaaattctcaagctaatctgattccgcattccacactcgcgcttgcatggctctaccgagaaaatcgactgatcaacgaatattgtagcgcgattctgatcccggatttttcactcgcacttccattgccctatcgagaaaaccgactgaccaacgaatattgtagcgcgattctgaacccggatttttcactcgcacttccatccctcttacctgaaaattgtcagccattcgaaaattctcaagctaatctgattccgcattccacactcgcgcttgcatggctctaccgagaaaaccgactgaccaacgaatattgtagcgcgattctgaacccggatttttcactcgcacttccatcgccctatcgagaaaaccgactgaccaacgaatcgGGTGCTTCGTCTGTGCTCAGTAGAAGATTTACTAAAGAAGATCTAGACGTGGGACTAATTCAGGAGCCCTGGGTAAATAACGGTAGGGTAATGGGATGCTCTTTACCGAACTGTAAACTCGTGTATGATGAAAATCAGTGTAAACCTAGAACTGCAATCTTAGTAAATAGGAGAACgaaatttgtcccaattactgagttCATTTCAAGAGATATTGTAGCTATCAAGTTGGAGGTCCCGACAATCCggggaaaaactgaggtatgcattgcttcagcatatttcccaggagacgttgatgatgtgcctccatctaGTGTTGTAAGTTTCATTAATTATTGTAAGAGAATAAGCCCTCAATTTTTGATTGGATGCGATGCGAATGCCCATCATACAATTTGGGGCAGTACCGATATTAATAAGAGGGGTGAGGATCTTTTGAACTACATTTCGTCTAATAGCATAGGCATATGCAATAAGGGAGATTCTCCCACTTTTATTAACACTATTCGACAGGAGGTTCTAGATCTCCCTTCTAGATTCTAGATTCTAGATCTGACCTGCTGCCGGAAAAAAAtgtgaactggcatgtttctgatgaggaatcattgtcagatcacaaacatatcaggtttgattataaagccggatcaaatttaattgaaagtttTAGAAACCCAAGAAAAACAAACTGGGACTCTATCGCTTTTACTTAACGCATGAAAGTGCATATAAATGGGAGCAGATCACATCTGTTTCAGAATTGGAAAGTGCCTCTGATGaggttattgataaaatgatctcATCACATCATGCTAGCTGCACAATCCAACAGAGGTCATCCAAtagggatgtcccttggtggaatgacaAGCAAGCAAAACTAAGGAAAGAATCTAGAAgattgttcaatagagcaaaggCTACTTCTGATtaagttccatacaaaaaagccatAACAGAATATAACAGAGAACTGAGGCTAGCCAAACGTAAGGATTGGAGACGGAtgtgtgaagacatcaataacgctcctgcAGCTGCAAGGCTCCCTAAAAAAAGTCCTTTCAAAAGACCATTCTAATGGTCTTGGAAGCCTcaaaaaggaagatggcagttttactgtcgATTCTTCTGAAGCTTTGAAAGAGATGATGAAGACTCATTCTCCGGGGTCGATTCCTTACTCGGCTGAAGATCAGGACTTAGACAAGGTAAACCATCTATGGTCGACAAATGCCTATCAGAAACCCTGTGAAATCTTCACACcatcgagggtcgaatgggcactgagttcttttcaacctttcaaatctgctgggATAGATGGAATCTTTCCAGCGTTACTTCAACAAGGGAAAGGAACGACTGGTCCGCTCCTAACCGAAATATTTAGAGCCAGTATcactttagcttacatacctaaggcatggcgtaaggttcgtgttgtttttatcccaaaagctggcaataGGGATAAAACAACACCTATAAGCCTTTCCTGTGTTCTGTTAAAGgccatggagaaaatagtggatgactttatcaagtctaccagcttagtagaaatgcctcttaaGCAAGTTTCaatttaagggcccatatagccgaggcggtaaacgcacgggtattcagcatgaccatgctgagggtgtcgggttcgattcccggtcggtccaggatcttttcgtaaaggaaatttccttgacttccttgggcatagattatcttcgtgcctgccacacgatatacgcatgcaaaatggtcattggcagaggaagctctcagttaataactgtggaagtgctcatagaacactaagctgagaagcaggcattgtcccaatgaggacgttacgccaagaagagagagagaagtttcaatttgcttatcaaacaggtaaatcta contains:
- the LOC109401285 gene encoding general transcription factor 3C polypeptide 3 → MSSAADQSEAESVVVEELDEMQLDPQELSQFVEADSIPLPNEPGASIIVPPRQRRRTRRPTVASTSSAPSESETDDENNPQQNEILIKKFVAGEISYAEYQARMQPAGGEMDLEEEELAERRKSSKKSSRFEKDLRVQRKDALRGNLQGPVQVKVEGKVSMKRHRRFLPPALQGLMGQANLCYARGDTEMAKKLCLEIVRQMPLAHEPFVTLAQIYETEDPEKFLQFSLIAAHLNPSDIEQWVRIAEISEERGNLSQALMCYARAIKSDPKNFDLRMKRVQLLEKKGEEKQAFKCYFAMLPYIPKERGEFLVQTAKRLAKKFHEESNLPAAMDAMDRAYGTVPELFSVEDINLFLELLIATGFYRKALDVLMAHTNVEVHEMVHEGEDPNDPNAQRGIYTVVIPTDMVLDFRTKLAVVLVHLKCDHLFDMIVQNILTNINVEEAGDCYLDVAESLMKELHYHYALKLLVPLINSENFSLAAVWLRYADCLRAIGDYNEAIVAYKKVVSLAQHLDARLTLSALLKQQGKYDEALEALEQDPEREIMDAELLYERCLMLKEVGRYDEFLAAGFMLLMRHCIPLRSRLELGAAISVPRYIEMLKTIADIKVSRQDTTEEHRPEFSRSENEPSVEMEWELVLVLLQVADYMKNYAYFQKLVFTLFTAKRFQIFKQELQMLALLGCLYNRDPMYAYNLIRERVNKEVNLNKPKLWNLFNLVILVTGDIRYNRYLMRLFERTAVDANVRVLQANYHLNAGTYKYALNDYSKVYKKTGDPIHAMLIAVTLTQIACQKFSNKKQALASQAIGFMEKYRKGRPGELANEIHYNIGRMYHQLGMHSLAVEHYKKALEFTNLLIEENAIYLDLRAEIAFNLSSIYRSNNNMELARKYLYEYIEI